The genomic DNA CGAGTATACCGTCGACTTCCTCCCGAAGGTTCGACTCGAACTCGTCTTGAACGATGATCAAGTCCAAACCGCAATCGAGATCATCTCGGATTCCGCAAAGACAGGCCGGGTCGGTGACGGAAAGATTTTCATCTCTTCCATCTCAGATGTGATTCGAATTCGAACAGGTGAGACCGGAGCAGAAGCAATCTAACTTCACGTTTTTCTAGAGCATCTTTCGAATTGGTTTGTCGGATCTGCCTCGTGGCGAACAGCATTTTTACTGGAGCCAGTCCGAAAACCTCTGGAACCGCCACTTTCCTCAACGTTTGAGAGAGCCGTTTCGAGTTCCAGGGCTGTTCTAGAGAAATGCGTTCTTCACGGGCACACGGTAGAGCAAGATGCTCAAAGCCCGCATGCCTCCCGAGCACGATCTAAAACTTCGCGAGCTTTCTCACGTGCTTTTTGGGCTCCGGCTTGTAGAATATCTTCCACGTCGCTGAGGTTTTGTTCGAGTTTTTCCCGGCTCTCTCTCGCTTCGGCGAAGTGCTCCATCGCTTTTTCGTAGAGCGTCTGCTTTGCATCTCCATAGCCCATGCCGCCAGCGCGGTAGCGTTCTGCGAGTGCCTGTTGCTCTTCATCATTTGCGAAGAGTTTATAGAGCCCGAAGACGGAACAAGTCTCTGGATCTTTTGACTCTTCGACTGGAGTCGAGTCAGTTTTGATCGACATGAATTTCTTGCGGAGTTTCTTCGGAGGTTCAAAGATGCCGATTGTGTTGTTGTAGCTCTTCGACATTTTCTCGCCGTCGGTCCCGGGAACTTTGGACGTCTCTTTGAGTACATGCCCTTCCGGAAGAACAAAGACTTCTTTCTCGTAGATGTGATTAAATCGCTGAGCGATATCTCGCGTCACTTCCAGGTGTTGTACCTGGTCTTGCCCGACGGGGACCAGATTGCTGTCGTAAGCCAGAATGTCGGCAGCCATCAGCACGGGATAAGTGAACAGCCCAGCATCGGCTGCCAGACCTTTCGCAATTTTATCTTTATAGGCGTGACACTTTTCGAGCAGACTCATTTGTGTGACGGTCATTAACAACCAGGTCAATTCGGTCACTTCCGGGACATCCGATTGCTGGTAGAGCGTCGCTTGCTCGGGATCGAGTCCTAGAGCCAACAAGTCGAGAGCTGCATCCTGAGTCAGTTCTCGCAGTTGCTTCTTGTCACGAATCGTCGTTAATGCATGCAGATCGGCAATGAAATAAAATGCCTGATCATGATGTTGCAATTCGATGTATTGACGGATCGCACCGAAATAATTGCCGAGATGAAAACGACCAGTCGGTTGAATTCCGGAGAGAACACGCATTTGTGAATTCTTTATTGATGCAAAGGATGAAGGTTAAGGGAACAGCGAAGTATTCCTCGAGTCCGCTGCATGAGCTCTTATCGACGAAGACTGCCGATGATTTCCGTCACGGAAGAGCAGCCTTCGCTCTCGACAATTTGATCAAGTTCATCGACCAATCTGGCAGAGACTCCGGGATCATAGAAATTTGCTGTTCCGATTTGAACGGCACTCGCCCCCGCAATGAGAAATTCCATCACATCGTCGATCGTGGCGATGCCACCGACACCAATGATCGGGATGTCGATTGCGTTTGCGACCTGATAAACAGCTCGCAGTGCTAACGGTTTGATTGCCGGGCCAGACAATCCCCCAAGGACATTTCCGAGGATCGGCTTCCGTTTTCTCCAGTCAATCGCCATTCCTTGAAATGTATTCACGCAGGAAACCGCATCGGCTCCCCCCTCCGCAGCCCCCGCAGCGATCTTGGTGATATCAGTAACGTTCGGAGTCAGCTTCGCAATAATCGGAAATGAGCAGACATCCCGAACTGCTCGGACGACGTCTCTGGCTGAGTCCGCGTTTGTACCGAAATCGACTCCACCAGAAACGTTCGGGCAGGAAATATTCAGTTCCAAAGCTGCGATTCCCGAACAATTCGCCAGCTTCCCAGCGAGCGTGGCAAAGTCTTCAACCGTTCGTCCTGCAATATTCGCAATCAAAGCTGTGTCCAACCCGGTCAGGTATGGGACATGCTTTTCGATGAAGGTATCAATTCCATCGTTGTCGAGACCGATTGAGTTGAGCATTCCGGAAGTCGTTTCAACCGTTCGCGGAGGAGCATTTCCGATTCGAGGCTCACCGGTCACTGTCTTCGGGACGATTCCTCCCAGCTTCGAAAAATCAACAAAGGCAGACATTTCCTTCGCATACCCAAACGTCCCGGAAGCAACCAGGATCGGGTTTCGAAGTTTCAAACGATTCAGTTGAACATGAAGATCAGACATAAGTTTTTCAGTGGATTAGCTAAGCGTGATTTTTTCGAGGCAGGATAACAACGAGCCCCCTCAATTGACGATGGAGCCGCAAATTTTTCTTCGCAACGAAGAATTGCAAGTTCGTCGTAGATCGAGCCCCTTCGTCAGAGACCATTGTCCCAAACGAGCCAGACAAGGCAATGGTCTTCAAATGAGTGAAGTTTGATCTTTCCTGACCATCTGCCAGC from Thalassoglobus polymorphus includes the following:
- the trpS gene encoding tryptophan--tRNA ligase; this encodes MRVLSGIQPTGRFHLGNYFGAIRQYIELQHHDQAFYFIADLHALTTIRDKKQLRELTQDAALDLLALGLDPEQATLYQQSDVPEVTELTWLLMTVTQMSLLEKCHAYKDKIAKGLAADAGLFTYPVLMAADILAYDSNLVPVGQDQVQHLEVTRDIAQRFNHIYEKEVFVLPEGHVLKETSKVPGTDGEKMSKSYNNTIGIFEPPKKLRKKFMSIKTDSTPVEESKDPETCSVFGLYKLFANDEEQQALAERYRAGGMGYGDAKQTLYEKAMEHFAEARESREKLEQNLSDVEDILQAGAQKAREKAREVLDRAREACGL
- a CDS encoding P-II family nitrogen regulator — encoded protein: MQKIEAIIRHYKLEDVKAALTEKGIIGMTVSEVRGFGRQRGHKEQYRGAEYTVDFLPKVRLELVLNDDQVQTAIEIISDSAKTGRVGDGKIFISSISDVIRIRTGETGAEAI
- a CDS encoding dihydroorotate dehydrogenase, yielding MSDLHVQLNRLKLRNPILVASGTFGYAKEMSAFVDFSKLGGIVPKTVTGEPRIGNAPPRTVETTSGMLNSIGLDNDGIDTFIEKHVPYLTGLDTALIANIAGRTVEDFATLAGKLANCSGIAALELNISCPNVSGGVDFGTNADSARDVVRAVRDVCSFPIIAKLTPNVTDITKIAAGAAEGGADAVSCVNTFQGMAIDWRKRKPILGNVLGGLSGPAIKPLALRAVYQVANAIDIPIIGVGGIATIDDVMEFLIAGASAVQIGTANFYDPGVSARLVDELDQIVESEGCSSVTEIIGSLRR